The genomic interval GGGTTCGTTTTTTTCGCCGGATCTGCGGAAATCCGAGCACAACTAACAAATTCAGGCAATATCCGAACATTCGTAGGGGCAAACGTTACCATTTATGGCGACATGACCAACAATGGAGCGATTGCCGATTCAGGGACGCTGGTTACGCTGGCAGGATCCAGCCTGCAAACAGTTAGTGGCAGCGTTGTAACAACGTTAAACAATCTGCGGTTGAATAACACTGACGCAACGGGTATTACACTTGCACAAGCATTGAATGTACGCGGAACATTGACTTTTTCGGACGGTTATCTGAATACAACGACTGCGAATATACTGACGATGACAAATACATCAAGTGTCGCTTCAGTTAGTAATACCAGTTTCGTTTCTGGCCCGATGGTTAAAACTGGAAATACAGCCTTTGTCTTTCCTGTAGGAAAAAATGTAGTTTACGCACCAATTGCCATTACTGCACCTGCAGCTGGAACAGACCAATTTAAAGCGGAATATTTTCAGATATCTGCTAATCCGCTTTACAATACTTCAAGCGTTGAACCTTCACTTCATCATGTGTCAGACTGTGAATATTGGATGCTTGATCGCGTCACAGGTTCTTCTAACGTATCAGTGACATTAAGTTGGGACACACGCAGTTGTGGTATCACTACCCTTTCCGACTTGCGCGTAGCGCGATGGGATGGAACCCAATGGACAGATAAAGGAAATGGTGGGACAACTGGGACAACTACTGCTGGGACTGTGATTTCTTCAGCAGCGGTTACTGGATTCGGACCATTCACTCTTGCCTCCATAACTGCAACAAATCCGCTGCCAGTAGAACTTCTGACTTTTGCTGCTCATTGTGAGGACGAACAAGCAGTTCTGCGTTGGAGCACTGAAAGTGAGTTTCAAAATGACTTTTTCACCATTGAAAGCAGTTTTGATGCAACCGATTGGAATACCATTGCAACTGTTGCGGGTACTGGAACCACAACTATGCTGACGAATTACACATGGACCGATCATTCAAACCCACGCAAGGAAATGTATTATCGCTTATCCCAAACCGATTATGATGGTGAAACAACAATTCATGATATTGTTTACTTCAAAAGTTGCTCCTTACCAGAAAATTCGGTGAGTATTTACCCAAATCCAGCGAAAAGTATTGTCAATATTCTGACAGAAGAAAGTGTAAGTGCCATAACGGTGATGAATTCTGAAGGAAAAAAGATAAACACACCTATT from Fluviicola taffensis DSM 16823 carries:
- a CDS encoding T9SS type A sorting domain-containing protein, which codes for MKKIIIIGFVFFAGSAEIRAQLTNSGNIRTFVGANVTIYGDMTNNGAIADSGTLVTLAGSSLQTVSGSVVTTLNNLRLNNTDATGITLAQALNVRGTLTFSDGYLNTTTANILTMTNTSSVASVSNTSFVSGPMVKTGNTAFVFPVGKNVVYAPIAITAPAAGTDQFKAEYFQISANPLYNTSSVEPSLHHVSDCEYWMLDRVTGSSNVSVTLSWDTRSCGITTLSDLRVARWDGTQWTDKGNGGTTGTTTAGTVISSAAVTGFGPFTLASITATNPLPVELLTFAAHCEDEQAVLRWSTESEFQNDFFTIESSFDATDWNTIATVAGTGTTTMLTNYTWTDHSNPRKEMYYRLSQTDYDGETTIHDIVYFKSCSLPENSVSIYPNPAKSIVNILTEESVSAITVMNSEGKKINTPIDVKYKQIDFSEIPNGVYLIQITTKSGVFNKNVVISRN